From Phalacrocorax carbo chromosome 8, bPhaCar2.1, whole genome shotgun sequence, a single genomic window includes:
- the HNRNPH1 gene encoding heterogeneous nuclear ribonucleoprotein H isoform X11, producing MDPCHTEETEGEIPGLGFSDRSEQIVSRGVASAFEAATTETEAEPNLTPNVMLNTESSEGYVVKVRGLPWSCSTEEVQRFFSDCKILNGALGIRFIYTREGRPSGEAFAELESEEDVKLALKKDRETMGHRYVEVFKSNNVEMDWVLKHTGPNSPDTANDGFVRLRGLPFGCSKEEIVQFFSGLEIVPNGITLPVDFQGRSTGEAFVQFASQEIAEKALKKHKERIGHRYIEIFKSSRAEVRTHYDPPRKLLAMQRPGPYDRPGLTRGYNSLGRGSSLERMRRGAYGGGYGGYDDYNGYNDGYGFGSDRFGREWTLFSAGMSDHRYGDGGSTFQSTTGHCVHMRGLPYRATENDIYNFFSPLNPVRVHIEIGPDGRVTGEADVEFATHEDAVAAMSKDKANMQHRYVELFLNSTAGGSGGAYGSQMMGAMGSQSSYGGPANQQLSGGYGGGYGGQSSMSGYVDGVYEVAQQGQALGE from the exons ATGGACCCCTGTCACACCGAGGAGACCGAGGGCGAGATCCCCGGTTTGG GCTTCAGTGACCGAAGCGAGCAGATTGTTTCACGTGGGGTAGCGTCAGCATTTGAAGCTG CAACCACAGAAACTGAGGCGGAGCCAAACCTCACCCCCAATGTGATGCTCAACACGGAGAGCAGTGAGGGATATGTGGTGAAAGTCAGGGGGCTCCCTTGGTCCTGCTCCACTGAGGAGGTGCAGAGGTTTTTCTCCG attgCAAAATTCTGAACGGGGCTTTGGGTATCCGTTTCATCTACACCAGGGAGGGCAGACCAAGCGGAGAAGCATTTGCTGAACTTGAGTCAGAGGAGGATGTGAAATTGGCTCtcaaaaaagacagagaaacaaTGGGACACAGATATGTTGAAG TTTTCAAGTCAAACAACGTTGAAATGGATTGGGTTCTGAAGCATACTGGTCCCAACAGCCCTGATACGGCTAATGATGGTTTTGTACGTCTTAGAGGACTCCCATTTGGCTGTAGTAAAGAAGAAATTGTACAGTTTTTTTCAG GGTTGGAAATCGTGCCAAATGGGATAACATTGCCGGTGGACTTCCAGGGGAGGAGTACGGGGGAGGCCTTCGTGCAGTTTGCTTCACAGGAAATAGCTGAAAAGGCTCTAAAGAAACACAAGGAAAGAATAGGGCACAG GTACATTGAGATCTTCAAGAGTAGTCGAGCGGAAGTGCGCACTCACTACGACCCTCCACGCAAGCTGCTGGCAATGCAGAGACCTGGTCCTTACGACAGACCCGGTCTTACGCGGGGATATAACAGTCTTGGTAGAGGAAGTAGCTTGGAAAGAATGAGGCGTGGAGCTTACGGAGGAG GTTATGGAGGTTATGATGACTACAATGGGTATAATGATGGCTATGGTTTTGGTTCTGATAGATTTGGAAGAG AATGGACTCTTTTCTCTGCAGGAATGTCGGACCACAGATACGGCGACGGGGGATCCACCTTCCAGAGCACGACCGGCCACTGCGTCCACATGAGAGGTCTGCCTTACAGAGCTACGGAGAACGACATCTATAAC TTCTTCTCACCTCTGAACCCTGTAAGAGTACACATCGAAATTGGACCTGATGGCCGAGTAACTGGAGAGGCAGACGTTGAGTTCGCTACTCATGAGGATGCAGTGGCCGCTATGTCCAAAGACAAAGCAAATATGC aacACAGATATGTAGAGCTCTTCCTGAATTCTACAGCAGGAGGAAGTGGTGGTGCCTATGGCAGTCAGATGATGGGAGCAATGG GAAGCCAATCCAGTTATGGAGGCCCAGCTAACCAGCAGCTGAGCGGGGGTTACGGAGGAGGATATGGTGGTCAAAGCAGCATGAGTGGATATG TAGATGGTGTTTACGAGGTGGCCCAGCAAGGACAGGCGTTGGG
- the HNRNPH1 gene encoding heterogeneous nuclear ribonucleoprotein H isoform X6, with product MDPCHTEETEGEIPGLGFSDRSEQIVSRGVASAFEAATTETEAEPNLTPNVMLNTESSEGYVVKVRGLPWSCSTEEVQRFFSDCKILNGALGIRFIYTREGRPSGEAFAELESEEDVKLALKKDRETMGHRYVEVFKSNNVEMDWVLKHTGPNSPDTANDGFVRLRGLPFGCSKEEIVQFFSGLEIVPNGITLPVDFQGRSTGEAFVQFASQEIAEKALKKHKERIGHRYIEIFKSSRAEVRTHYDPPRKLLAMQRPGPYDRPGLTRGYNSLGRGSSLERMRRGAYGGGYGGYDDYNGYNDGYGFGSDRFGREWTLFSAGMSDHRYGDGGSTFQSTTGHCVHMRGLPYRATENDIYNFFSPLNPVRVHIEIGPDGRVTGEADVEFATHEDAVAAMSKDKANMQHRYVELFLNSTAGGSGGAYGSQMMGAMVKESEGVVQDWNTSTLPGSQSSYGGPANQQLSGGYGGGYGGQSSMSGYVDGVYEVAQQGQALGE from the exons ATGGACCCCTGTCACACCGAGGAGACCGAGGGCGAGATCCCCGGTTTGG GCTTCAGTGACCGAAGCGAGCAGATTGTTTCACGTGGGGTAGCGTCAGCATTTGAAGCTG CAACCACAGAAACTGAGGCGGAGCCAAACCTCACCCCCAATGTGATGCTCAACACGGAGAGCAGTGAGGGATATGTGGTGAAAGTCAGGGGGCTCCCTTGGTCCTGCTCCACTGAGGAGGTGCAGAGGTTTTTCTCCG attgCAAAATTCTGAACGGGGCTTTGGGTATCCGTTTCATCTACACCAGGGAGGGCAGACCAAGCGGAGAAGCATTTGCTGAACTTGAGTCAGAGGAGGATGTGAAATTGGCTCtcaaaaaagacagagaaacaaTGGGACACAGATATGTTGAAG TTTTCAAGTCAAACAACGTTGAAATGGATTGGGTTCTGAAGCATACTGGTCCCAACAGCCCTGATACGGCTAATGATGGTTTTGTACGTCTTAGAGGACTCCCATTTGGCTGTAGTAAAGAAGAAATTGTACAGTTTTTTTCAG GGTTGGAAATCGTGCCAAATGGGATAACATTGCCGGTGGACTTCCAGGGGAGGAGTACGGGGGAGGCCTTCGTGCAGTTTGCTTCACAGGAAATAGCTGAAAAGGCTCTAAAGAAACACAAGGAAAGAATAGGGCACAG GTACATTGAGATCTTCAAGAGTAGTCGAGCGGAAGTGCGCACTCACTACGACCCTCCACGCAAGCTGCTGGCAATGCAGAGACCTGGTCCTTACGACAGACCCGGTCTTACGCGGGGATATAACAGTCTTGGTAGAGGAAGTAGCTTGGAAAGAATGAGGCGTGGAGCTTACGGAGGAG GTTATGGAGGTTATGATGACTACAATGGGTATAATGATGGCTATGGTTTTGGTTCTGATAGATTTGGAAGAG AATGGACTCTTTTCTCTGCAGGAATGTCGGACCACAGATACGGCGACGGGGGATCCACCTTCCAGAGCACGACCGGCCACTGCGTCCACATGAGAGGTCTGCCTTACAGAGCTACGGAGAACGACATCTATAAC TTCTTCTCACCTCTGAACCCTGTAAGAGTACACATCGAAATTGGACCTGATGGCCGAGTAACTGGAGAGGCAGACGTTGAGTTCGCTACTCATGAGGATGCAGTGGCCGCTATGTCCAAAGACAAAGCAAATATGC aacACAGATATGTAGAGCTCTTCCTGAATTCTACAGCAGGAGGAAGTGGTGGTGCCTATGGCAGTCAGATGATGGGAGCAATGG TCAAGGAATCGGAAGGGGTAGTCCAAGATTGGAACACTAGCACATTGCCAG GAAGCCAATCCAGTTATGGAGGCCCAGCTAACCAGCAGCTGAGCGGGGGTTACGGAGGAGGATATGGTGGTCAAAGCAGCATGAGTGGATATG TAGATGGTGTTTACGAGGTGGCCCAGCAAGGACAGGCGTTGGG
- the HNRNPH1 gene encoding heterogeneous nuclear ribonucleoprotein H isoform X12, protein MDPCHTEETEGEIPGLGFSDRSEQIVSRGVASAFEAATTETEAEPNLTPNVMLNTESSEGYVVKVRGLPWSCSTEEVQRFFSDCKILNGALGIRFIYTREGRPSGEAFAELESEEDVKLALKKDRETMGHRYVEVFKSNNVEMDWVLKHTGPNSPDTANDGFVRLRGLPFGCSKEEIVQFFSGLEIVPNGITLPVDFQGRSTGEAFVQFASQEIAEKALKKHKERIGHRYIEIFKSSRAEVRTHYDPPRKLLAMQRPGPYDRPGLTRGYNSLGRGSSLERMRRGAYGGGYGGYDDYNGYNDGYGFGSDRFGREWTLFSAGMSDHRYGDGGSTFQSTTGHCVHMRGLPYRATENDIYNFFSPLNPVRVHIEIGPDGRVTGEADVEFATHEDAVAAMSKDKANMQHRYVELFLNSTAGGSGGAYGSQMMGAMGSQSSYGGPANQQLSGGYGGGYGGQSSMSGYDGVYEVAQQGQALGE, encoded by the exons ATGGACCCCTGTCACACCGAGGAGACCGAGGGCGAGATCCCCGGTTTGG GCTTCAGTGACCGAAGCGAGCAGATTGTTTCACGTGGGGTAGCGTCAGCATTTGAAGCTG CAACCACAGAAACTGAGGCGGAGCCAAACCTCACCCCCAATGTGATGCTCAACACGGAGAGCAGTGAGGGATATGTGGTGAAAGTCAGGGGGCTCCCTTGGTCCTGCTCCACTGAGGAGGTGCAGAGGTTTTTCTCCG attgCAAAATTCTGAACGGGGCTTTGGGTATCCGTTTCATCTACACCAGGGAGGGCAGACCAAGCGGAGAAGCATTTGCTGAACTTGAGTCAGAGGAGGATGTGAAATTGGCTCtcaaaaaagacagagaaacaaTGGGACACAGATATGTTGAAG TTTTCAAGTCAAACAACGTTGAAATGGATTGGGTTCTGAAGCATACTGGTCCCAACAGCCCTGATACGGCTAATGATGGTTTTGTACGTCTTAGAGGACTCCCATTTGGCTGTAGTAAAGAAGAAATTGTACAGTTTTTTTCAG GGTTGGAAATCGTGCCAAATGGGATAACATTGCCGGTGGACTTCCAGGGGAGGAGTACGGGGGAGGCCTTCGTGCAGTTTGCTTCACAGGAAATAGCTGAAAAGGCTCTAAAGAAACACAAGGAAAGAATAGGGCACAG GTACATTGAGATCTTCAAGAGTAGTCGAGCGGAAGTGCGCACTCACTACGACCCTCCACGCAAGCTGCTGGCAATGCAGAGACCTGGTCCTTACGACAGACCCGGTCTTACGCGGGGATATAACAGTCTTGGTAGAGGAAGTAGCTTGGAAAGAATGAGGCGTGGAGCTTACGGAGGAG GTTATGGAGGTTATGATGACTACAATGGGTATAATGATGGCTATGGTTTTGGTTCTGATAGATTTGGAAGAG AATGGACTCTTTTCTCTGCAGGAATGTCGGACCACAGATACGGCGACGGGGGATCCACCTTCCAGAGCACGACCGGCCACTGCGTCCACATGAGAGGTCTGCCTTACAGAGCTACGGAGAACGACATCTATAAC TTCTTCTCACCTCTGAACCCTGTAAGAGTACACATCGAAATTGGACCTGATGGCCGAGTAACTGGAGAGGCAGACGTTGAGTTCGCTACTCATGAGGATGCAGTGGCCGCTATGTCCAAAGACAAAGCAAATATGC aacACAGATATGTAGAGCTCTTCCTGAATTCTACAGCAGGAGGAAGTGGTGGTGCCTATGGCAGTCAGATGATGGGAGCAATGG GAAGCCAATCCAGTTATGGAGGCCCAGCTAACCAGCAGCTGAGCGGGGGTTACGGAGGAGGATATGGTGGTCAAAGCAGCATGAGTGGATATG ATGGTGTTTACGAGGTGGCCCAGCAAGGACAGGCGTTGGG
- the HNRNPH1 gene encoding heterogeneous nuclear ribonucleoprotein H isoform X10 — protein sequence MDPCHTEETEGEIPGLGFSDRSEQIVSRGVASAFEAATTETEAEPNLTPNVMLNTESSEGYVVKVRGLPWSCSTEEVQRFFSDCKILNGALGIRFIYTREGRPSGEAFAELESEEDVKLALKKDRETMGHRYVEVFKSNNVEMDWVLKHTGPNSPDTANDGFVRLRGLPFGCSKEEIVQFFSGLEIVPNGITLPVDFQGRSTGEAFVQFASQEIAEKALKKHKERIGHRYIEIFKSSRAEVRTHYDPPRKLLAMQRPGPYDRPGLTRGYNSLGRGSSLERMRRGAYGGGYGGYDDYNGYNDGYGFGSDRFGREWTLFSAGMSDHRYGDGGSTFQSTTGHCVHMRGLPYRATENDIYNFFSPLNPVRVHIEIGPDGRVTGEADVEFATHEDAVAAMSKDKANMQHRYVELFLNSTAGGSGGAYGSQMMGAMGSQSSYGGPANQQLSGGYGGGYGGQSSMSGYVLGTVDGVYEVAQQGQALGE from the exons ATGGACCCCTGTCACACCGAGGAGACCGAGGGCGAGATCCCCGGTTTGG GCTTCAGTGACCGAAGCGAGCAGATTGTTTCACGTGGGGTAGCGTCAGCATTTGAAGCTG CAACCACAGAAACTGAGGCGGAGCCAAACCTCACCCCCAATGTGATGCTCAACACGGAGAGCAGTGAGGGATATGTGGTGAAAGTCAGGGGGCTCCCTTGGTCCTGCTCCACTGAGGAGGTGCAGAGGTTTTTCTCCG attgCAAAATTCTGAACGGGGCTTTGGGTATCCGTTTCATCTACACCAGGGAGGGCAGACCAAGCGGAGAAGCATTTGCTGAACTTGAGTCAGAGGAGGATGTGAAATTGGCTCtcaaaaaagacagagaaacaaTGGGACACAGATATGTTGAAG TTTTCAAGTCAAACAACGTTGAAATGGATTGGGTTCTGAAGCATACTGGTCCCAACAGCCCTGATACGGCTAATGATGGTTTTGTACGTCTTAGAGGACTCCCATTTGGCTGTAGTAAAGAAGAAATTGTACAGTTTTTTTCAG GGTTGGAAATCGTGCCAAATGGGATAACATTGCCGGTGGACTTCCAGGGGAGGAGTACGGGGGAGGCCTTCGTGCAGTTTGCTTCACAGGAAATAGCTGAAAAGGCTCTAAAGAAACACAAGGAAAGAATAGGGCACAG GTACATTGAGATCTTCAAGAGTAGTCGAGCGGAAGTGCGCACTCACTACGACCCTCCACGCAAGCTGCTGGCAATGCAGAGACCTGGTCCTTACGACAGACCCGGTCTTACGCGGGGATATAACAGTCTTGGTAGAGGAAGTAGCTTGGAAAGAATGAGGCGTGGAGCTTACGGAGGAG GTTATGGAGGTTATGATGACTACAATGGGTATAATGATGGCTATGGTTTTGGTTCTGATAGATTTGGAAGAG AATGGACTCTTTTCTCTGCAGGAATGTCGGACCACAGATACGGCGACGGGGGATCCACCTTCCAGAGCACGACCGGCCACTGCGTCCACATGAGAGGTCTGCCTTACAGAGCTACGGAGAACGACATCTATAAC TTCTTCTCACCTCTGAACCCTGTAAGAGTACACATCGAAATTGGACCTGATGGCCGAGTAACTGGAGAGGCAGACGTTGAGTTCGCTACTCATGAGGATGCAGTGGCCGCTATGTCCAAAGACAAAGCAAATATGC aacACAGATATGTAGAGCTCTTCCTGAATTCTACAGCAGGAGGAAGTGGTGGTGCCTATGGCAGTCAGATGATGGGAGCAATGG GAAGCCAATCCAGTTATGGAGGCCCAGCTAACCAGCAGCTGAGCGGGGGTTACGGAGGAGGATATGGTGGTCAAAGCAGCATGAGTGGATATG TATTGGGCACAGTAGATGGTGTTTACGAGGTGGCCCAGCAAGGACAGGCGTTGGG
- the HNRNPH1 gene encoding heterogeneous nuclear ribonucleoprotein H isoform X5: MDPCHTEETEGEIPGLGFSDRSEQIVSRGVASAFEAATTETEAEPNLTPNVMLNTESSEGYVVKVRGLPWSCSTEEVQRFFSDCKILNGALGIRFIYTREGRPSGEAFAELESEEDVKLALKKDRETMGHRYVEVFKSNNVEMDWVLKHTGPNSPDTANDGFVRLRGLPFGCSKEEIVQFFSGLEIVPNGITLPVDFQGRSTGEAFVQFASQEIAEKALKKHKERIGHRYIEIFKSSRAEVRTHYDPPRKLLAMQRPGPYDRPGLTRGYNSLGRGSSLERMRRGAYGGGYGGYDDYNGYNDGYGFGSDRFGREWTLFSAGMSDHRYGDGGSTFQSTTGHCVHMRGLPYRATENDIYNFFSPLNPVRVHIEIGPDGRVTGEADVEFATHEDAVAAMSKDKANMQHRYVELFLNSTAGGSGGAYGSQMMGAMVKESEGVVQDWNTSTLPGSQSSYGGPANQQLSGGYGGGYGGQSSMSGYVLGTVDGVYEVAQQGQALGE; encoded by the exons ATGGACCCCTGTCACACCGAGGAGACCGAGGGCGAGATCCCCGGTTTGG GCTTCAGTGACCGAAGCGAGCAGATTGTTTCACGTGGGGTAGCGTCAGCATTTGAAGCTG CAACCACAGAAACTGAGGCGGAGCCAAACCTCACCCCCAATGTGATGCTCAACACGGAGAGCAGTGAGGGATATGTGGTGAAAGTCAGGGGGCTCCCTTGGTCCTGCTCCACTGAGGAGGTGCAGAGGTTTTTCTCCG attgCAAAATTCTGAACGGGGCTTTGGGTATCCGTTTCATCTACACCAGGGAGGGCAGACCAAGCGGAGAAGCATTTGCTGAACTTGAGTCAGAGGAGGATGTGAAATTGGCTCtcaaaaaagacagagaaacaaTGGGACACAGATATGTTGAAG TTTTCAAGTCAAACAACGTTGAAATGGATTGGGTTCTGAAGCATACTGGTCCCAACAGCCCTGATACGGCTAATGATGGTTTTGTACGTCTTAGAGGACTCCCATTTGGCTGTAGTAAAGAAGAAATTGTACAGTTTTTTTCAG GGTTGGAAATCGTGCCAAATGGGATAACATTGCCGGTGGACTTCCAGGGGAGGAGTACGGGGGAGGCCTTCGTGCAGTTTGCTTCACAGGAAATAGCTGAAAAGGCTCTAAAGAAACACAAGGAAAGAATAGGGCACAG GTACATTGAGATCTTCAAGAGTAGTCGAGCGGAAGTGCGCACTCACTACGACCCTCCACGCAAGCTGCTGGCAATGCAGAGACCTGGTCCTTACGACAGACCCGGTCTTACGCGGGGATATAACAGTCTTGGTAGAGGAAGTAGCTTGGAAAGAATGAGGCGTGGAGCTTACGGAGGAG GTTATGGAGGTTATGATGACTACAATGGGTATAATGATGGCTATGGTTTTGGTTCTGATAGATTTGGAAGAG AATGGACTCTTTTCTCTGCAGGAATGTCGGACCACAGATACGGCGACGGGGGATCCACCTTCCAGAGCACGACCGGCCACTGCGTCCACATGAGAGGTCTGCCTTACAGAGCTACGGAGAACGACATCTATAAC TTCTTCTCACCTCTGAACCCTGTAAGAGTACACATCGAAATTGGACCTGATGGCCGAGTAACTGGAGAGGCAGACGTTGAGTTCGCTACTCATGAGGATGCAGTGGCCGCTATGTCCAAAGACAAAGCAAATATGC aacACAGATATGTAGAGCTCTTCCTGAATTCTACAGCAGGAGGAAGTGGTGGTGCCTATGGCAGTCAGATGATGGGAGCAATGG TCAAGGAATCGGAAGGGGTAGTCCAAGATTGGAACACTAGCACATTGCCAG GAAGCCAATCCAGTTATGGAGGCCCAGCTAACCAGCAGCTGAGCGGGGGTTACGGAGGAGGATATGGTGGTCAAAGCAGCATGAGTGGATATG TATTGGGCACAGTAGATGGTGTTTACGAGGTGGCCCAGCAAGGACAGGCGTTGGG
- the HNRNPH1 gene encoding heterogeneous nuclear ribonucleoprotein H isoform X7, giving the protein MDPCHTEETEGEIPGLGFSDRSEQIVSRGVASAFEAATTETEAEPNLTPNVMLNTESSEGYVVKVRGLPWSCSTEEVQRFFSDCKILNGALGIRFIYTREGRPSGEAFAELESEEDVKLALKKDRETMGHRYVEVFKSNNVEMDWVLKHTGPNSPDTANDGFVRLRGLPFGCSKEEIVQFFSGLEIVPNGITLPVDFQGRSTGEAFVQFASQEIAEKALKKHKERIGHRYIEIFKSSRAEVRTHYDPPRKLLAMQRPGPYDRPGLTRGYNSLGRGSSLERMRRGAYGGGYGGYDDYNGYNDGYGFGSDRFGREWTLFSAGMSDHRYGDGGSTFQSTTGHCVHMRGLPYRATENDIYNFFSPLNPVRVHIEIGPDGRVTGEADVEFATHEDAVAAMSKDKANMQHRYVELFLNSTAGGSGGAYGSQMMGAMVKESEGVVQDWNTSTLPGSQSSYGGPANQQLSGGYGGGYGGQSSMSGYDGVYEVAQQGQALGE; this is encoded by the exons ATGGACCCCTGTCACACCGAGGAGACCGAGGGCGAGATCCCCGGTTTGG GCTTCAGTGACCGAAGCGAGCAGATTGTTTCACGTGGGGTAGCGTCAGCATTTGAAGCTG CAACCACAGAAACTGAGGCGGAGCCAAACCTCACCCCCAATGTGATGCTCAACACGGAGAGCAGTGAGGGATATGTGGTGAAAGTCAGGGGGCTCCCTTGGTCCTGCTCCACTGAGGAGGTGCAGAGGTTTTTCTCCG attgCAAAATTCTGAACGGGGCTTTGGGTATCCGTTTCATCTACACCAGGGAGGGCAGACCAAGCGGAGAAGCATTTGCTGAACTTGAGTCAGAGGAGGATGTGAAATTGGCTCtcaaaaaagacagagaaacaaTGGGACACAGATATGTTGAAG TTTTCAAGTCAAACAACGTTGAAATGGATTGGGTTCTGAAGCATACTGGTCCCAACAGCCCTGATACGGCTAATGATGGTTTTGTACGTCTTAGAGGACTCCCATTTGGCTGTAGTAAAGAAGAAATTGTACAGTTTTTTTCAG GGTTGGAAATCGTGCCAAATGGGATAACATTGCCGGTGGACTTCCAGGGGAGGAGTACGGGGGAGGCCTTCGTGCAGTTTGCTTCACAGGAAATAGCTGAAAAGGCTCTAAAGAAACACAAGGAAAGAATAGGGCACAG GTACATTGAGATCTTCAAGAGTAGTCGAGCGGAAGTGCGCACTCACTACGACCCTCCACGCAAGCTGCTGGCAATGCAGAGACCTGGTCCTTACGACAGACCCGGTCTTACGCGGGGATATAACAGTCTTGGTAGAGGAAGTAGCTTGGAAAGAATGAGGCGTGGAGCTTACGGAGGAG GTTATGGAGGTTATGATGACTACAATGGGTATAATGATGGCTATGGTTTTGGTTCTGATAGATTTGGAAGAG AATGGACTCTTTTCTCTGCAGGAATGTCGGACCACAGATACGGCGACGGGGGATCCACCTTCCAGAGCACGACCGGCCACTGCGTCCACATGAGAGGTCTGCCTTACAGAGCTACGGAGAACGACATCTATAAC TTCTTCTCACCTCTGAACCCTGTAAGAGTACACATCGAAATTGGACCTGATGGCCGAGTAACTGGAGAGGCAGACGTTGAGTTCGCTACTCATGAGGATGCAGTGGCCGCTATGTCCAAAGACAAAGCAAATATGC aacACAGATATGTAGAGCTCTTCCTGAATTCTACAGCAGGAGGAAGTGGTGGTGCCTATGGCAGTCAGATGATGGGAGCAATGG TCAAGGAATCGGAAGGGGTAGTCCAAGATTGGAACACTAGCACATTGCCAG GAAGCCAATCCAGTTATGGAGGCCCAGCTAACCAGCAGCTGAGCGGGGGTTACGGAGGAGGATATGGTGGTCAAAGCAGCATGAGTGGATATG ATGGTGTTTACGAGGTGGCCCAGCAAGGACAGGCGTTGGG
- the HNRNPH1 gene encoding heterogeneous nuclear ribonucleoprotein H isoform X2, translating to MDPCHTEETEGEIPGLGFSDRSEQIVSRGVASAFEAATTETEAEPNLTPNVMLNTESSEGYVVKVRGLPWSCSTEEVQRFFSDCKILNGALGIRFIYTREGRPSGEAFAELESEEDVKLALKKDRETMGHRYVEVFKSNNVEMDWVLKHTGPNSPDTANDGFVRLRGLPFGCSKEEIVQFFSGLEIVPNGITLPVDFQGRSTGEAFVQFASQEIAEKALKKHKERIGHRYIEIFKSSRAEVRTHYDPPRKLLAMQRPGPYDRPGLTRGYNSLGRGSSLERMRRGAYGGGYGGYDDYNGYNDGYGFGSDRFGRGMSDHRYGDGGSTFQSTTGHCVHMRGLPYRATENDIYNFFSPLNPVRVHIEIGPDGRVTGEADVEFATHEDAVAAMSKDKANMQHRYVELFLNSTAGGSGGAYGSQMMGAMVKESEGVVQDWNTSTLPGSQSSYGGPANQQLSGGYGGGYGGQSSMSGYDPGSQGAMNSSYYSSGNRASMGVNGMGGMSNMSNMSGGWGM from the exons ATGGACCCCTGTCACACCGAGGAGACCGAGGGCGAGATCCCCGGTTTGG GCTTCAGTGACCGAAGCGAGCAGATTGTTTCACGTGGGGTAGCGTCAGCATTTGAAGCTG CAACCACAGAAACTGAGGCGGAGCCAAACCTCACCCCCAATGTGATGCTCAACACGGAGAGCAGTGAGGGATATGTGGTGAAAGTCAGGGGGCTCCCTTGGTCCTGCTCCACTGAGGAGGTGCAGAGGTTTTTCTCCG attgCAAAATTCTGAACGGGGCTTTGGGTATCCGTTTCATCTACACCAGGGAGGGCAGACCAAGCGGAGAAGCATTTGCTGAACTTGAGTCAGAGGAGGATGTGAAATTGGCTCtcaaaaaagacagagaaacaaTGGGACACAGATATGTTGAAG TTTTCAAGTCAAACAACGTTGAAATGGATTGGGTTCTGAAGCATACTGGTCCCAACAGCCCTGATACGGCTAATGATGGTTTTGTACGTCTTAGAGGACTCCCATTTGGCTGTAGTAAAGAAGAAATTGTACAGTTTTTTTCAG GGTTGGAAATCGTGCCAAATGGGATAACATTGCCGGTGGACTTCCAGGGGAGGAGTACGGGGGAGGCCTTCGTGCAGTTTGCTTCACAGGAAATAGCTGAAAAGGCTCTAAAGAAACACAAGGAAAGAATAGGGCACAG GTACATTGAGATCTTCAAGAGTAGTCGAGCGGAAGTGCGCACTCACTACGACCCTCCACGCAAGCTGCTGGCAATGCAGAGACCTGGTCCTTACGACAGACCCGGTCTTACGCGGGGATATAACAGTCTTGGTAGAGGAAGTAGCTTGGAAAGAATGAGGCGTGGAGCTTACGGAGGAG GTTATGGAGGTTATGATGACTACAATGGGTATAATGATGGCTATGGTTTTGGTTCTGATAGATTTGGAAGAG GAATGTCGGACCACAGATACGGCGACGGGGGATCCACCTTCCAGAGCACGACCGGCCACTGCGTCCACATGAGAGGTCTGCCTTACAGAGCTACGGAGAACGACATCTATAAC TTCTTCTCACCTCTGAACCCTGTAAGAGTACACATCGAAATTGGACCTGATGGCCGAGTAACTGGAGAGGCAGACGTTGAGTTCGCTACTCATGAGGATGCAGTGGCCGCTATGTCCAAAGACAAAGCAAATATGC aacACAGATATGTAGAGCTCTTCCTGAATTCTACAGCAGGAGGAAGTGGTGGTGCCTATGGCAGTCAGATGATGGGAGCAATGG TCAAGGAATCGGAAGGGGTAGTCCAAGATTGGAACACTAGCACATTGCCAG GAAGCCAATCCAGTTATGGAGGCCCAGCTAACCAGCAGCTGAGCGGGGGTTACGGAGGAGGATATGGTGGTCAAAGCAGCATGAGTGGATATG